The Solanum lycopersicum chromosome 2, SLM_r2.1 DNA window cTCGATTAAATATGTATAGAGTAAATGTTCGTTGATAATAAATTAACGAATTAAACAAAGATTTATGAAGTTTTGTATTCAAAATAATAGTTAAAAAACTTACAAGTATTTAaccacataatatatattatatacttaaaatatacgtgttaatttcaattaaaatagatttgagatttaatataataacatattttatgtatttaacttatttatataGCGAAAGCTGGATAACAtgtgcatttttatttttattttggaaatttttttaaattgaaagtGTCTACTAAAAACACCATATTCTGCGTTTAAGTGACCAATTGAAATAAGTTCCAAGTTGAAACTTACAGTGACCAATTGAAATAAGTTCCAAGTtgaaactctaaattaaatttattaataaatgaaggattatttatgtattaaataaaACTTTGGGGTCTCCCAAGCAATTTTCATAGATTAGAGGTGTATGAAGTATCAAGCAGAAAAATGAAGGGGTGAAAAGGGAAAAGGTGATTTGTGTGTGAGAAGCTCTTCTGCTGCTACTGGGGGAGCTAAGGGTTTTGGCCAGAAGCTATGGAAGCAGCAAAACGCAAGCGAAACTCTGCCGAGTACGAAGAAGATGAGTACGACACATTCAAACCACCGCCGCCGCCGTCCTCAGCCGCCGCAAACGGAGGGATCGACCTTTCACTGCTCGAAGCCTTAGAAAAATCTCAACAAAACCCTGTGGAAGTTCTCGATATCAAAACAGTGAAAAAACTCGTCCTTGCATTCGAACGCCGTCTTAAGGAGAACATTGCTGCACGTCTCAAGTACCCGGACCAACCAGAAAAGTTCGCGGATTCCGAAGTCGAGCTCCATGAAGAAATCGAAAAGCTCAAAATACTCGCCGGAGGCCCCGAATTTTACCCGGAACTCGTGAATCTCGGGACCATTGCGTCTATCACCAGCCTCCTCAATCACGAAAACACTGACATCGCTATTGACGTTGTCGGCTTATTACAAGACCTGACCGACGAGGATGTTCTCGAGGACAACGACGAGCCGGCGCAAATTTTAGTTGATTCATTGGTTGAGAACAATGCGTTAGAATTGCTCGTTCAGCTTCTAGGTAAAATGTCTGACTCCGATCCGGACGAGTCCGCTGCCATATATAGTATACTCGCGACTGTTGAGAATTTTATTGAAGTGAAACCCTCGGTGGCGGAACTTGTATGTGAAAGGACTAAGTTAATGAAGTGGTTGCTGACAAGAATAAAGGTAAGAGAATTTGATGGAAACAAGCAGTATGCATCGGAGATTTTGGCTATTTTGCTGCAGAGCAGCACGGCCAATCAGAAGAGATTAGGGCAATTGAACGGTGTGGACGCATTGTTACAAGCTGTAGCAATGTATAAATCGAAGGACCCTAAGACTCCAGATGAGGAAGAGATGGTTGAGAACTTGTTTGACGCCTTGTGTTGTTTGTTAATGCCTTTGGAGAATAAAGAGAAGTTTGTGAAATCTGAAGGTGTGGAATTGATGATCATTATTATGAATCAGAAGAAAATGTGCTATGGATCAGCTATAAGGGCGTTGGATTTTGCAATGACTAATTATCCTCCAGCATGTGAGAGGTTTGTGGATGTAATGGGGTTAAAGACTGCATTTCCTGCTTTTATGGGTAAGGCAAGTCAAGTTCccttttactttaatttttgttacATTTTACATTGATAGAATGATATAGTGAATTCATGTAGTCGTCAGCAATTGATTTTGACTTATGGCTGAGACATAGTTCATTTGTTGACCAGTGTGATAATTTTCTTAAGTTGAATGGATATAGAGGACTCATACAGTAGACCACAGCTGGTTTATGATTGAGATATGGTTGATTGTGTTTTGATTGATTGctaatttctaaaaatttctGAGCATAACGGATATGAATGATTCATACAGTGGATTCCAGTTAATTTGGAACTGAAATATAGTTGTTTGATTGACTAAGTTGttaatttttcaaagattgtctcataAACAACTCTTGCGGTTTAAATTTGTTGATGAATGGATTAGGatgtcaatttttctttttcacagATACGTTGTTAAAATGTTCGATGTCTAGATAAGGATTATATCCCCCATCAGGTTGTTACTTCACTAATAACTTGGCTATTTGTTACATGACAACAACTCTAGTATCAATTTTATTGTTGACATAGCAGTTTCTTAATGAGATATAGTAGTTAAAAAACATAACCATATCACAAGTTCTCCCCAAATGGATGagtttccattttttatttcaaattttcaatgaGCTCTTTAGGATGATtttggtgttttttttaaataatctcTTCTATTATTGACTCATATAACTTATTATGCTTAAATGTTTTATCATCAGCTGCCTCTGAGCAAAAAGAACAAGAAACGCTACAAAGAAGAATTGGAAGAGCGTCTTGTATCACTTGTGGCTTCCTTATTTGGTAAGGAGGCTAATAACTGAGAACAATCTATCTGTGAAGACACAAGTATTTTGCTGTTATTAGGGGGTGgggggaagaagaaaaaaagttgcCTTATATTTGTATGTGACTGCATTTTTATATAAgatagataattttatttataatgggAAAACCTCCCATATACCTTGGATGTGACTGCTTTAGTTTGCTGTTACAGGAGGAATCTTAAGAGGTTCTAGAAGGGATAGATTGTTAAGTAAGTTCGTGGAGAATGAGTGCGAAAAAATTGACAGGCTTATGGAGCTCTACATGAGGTGATTGTTCATGCAACATATATCTAAGTACCTGCTTCATTTGCTTCCActgtttggaaaaaaaaaaaaagaatggttCCCTTGAGGCTGATTGTACTATTTTGTTACATTGTgcttgttttaaatttttaatcctTTGGGCTGTTGCAGATATTCCGATAGAGTAAAACTTGAGTCTGAACGGTTTGACCAGCTTGAACTTGATGATTTGGAGGTCTGTTTACTTTTTAGACTTTGCTTATTATGTCTTTCACTAAagcttttaattttatattgccATAATGGTTAACATGTTTGTAGATGGATGAAGACGAGAAATACAATAGAAAGTTAGAAGCTGGTCTTTATACCCTTCAGGTCAAAGATCTgttgcattttaattttgtacttaTCTCTTGTACGGGCACATTACCACTTCAGATCTCTGGCATTCTTATTGTAGTTTCTTTTTCTCCCTGATCCTGCAGTTGATAGCTGTTATTCTGGGTCATCTTTGGACATCTGAGTAAGTTCTGAAAACCGGACATACTTTTCTCTTCAGGTTGGATATATCTAGTTCCTCCTGCTTAATTGTTCTTTTTAATGCAGACATCCTCGAATCAGAGCAAGGATTGACCTTTTGCTAAAGCAACAAAAGCTGACTAAGCAAGATGTAAAAGATATACTCCAGGTGTCTGCTCATGACTTCCTTTTTTTCTCTAGCAATACACTCTTCTTGATTTTCTTGTGTTTGCTTTCGAGTTGGGTACATTATTATACAACAAATTTTTCTGGATTCTTCTACTTAATCcaaaaaaaagagtgaaaatTTTTGGATACATTTGGAGACAAGGTTAACTTGCAAGAAACAATAGCTTTAGGACTTGTAGCAAATGAGAGCAAAATTCAGCTTTTGCAACATGTTATTTGCATTGACCTTTGTATCTTTCACTTTGGATTTAGTTCAACGAATGTAAATTGTTTCTTGTCATGCTTGAATTATTGGAATATAACTTCGGTGTTCTGGCGTGGTAATATCTGAAGATAGATCTAGAAGCATTAACTCCTTGAGGACTTCCCTTGTCCATCTTCATGAATTGCCTGTGTTAATCTTTAATGAAATTCATACAAGTTTTATGTGAAGCTGTTTTCCTTCCTATTATATGGTTCATTTTTTTGTCAGTAGGCCTAGTTTTTCCTTTAATCTGAAGAATACTAGATAAAGTCTGTTATGTTATTGAAGTTTATACTTGCACCACAGGAATATCATGACAACATAGGGGATCTGGAAGGGCCAGAAGAGAAGGAGAGGGGACAATCAAAGATTCAAAGGTTCATATCGTCCTTTTGACCATAATACAGTTGAAAAAGCACACGTTATATCATTGGAATGATGTGTAAACTCTGgctattttaaaagtattaagATGATGTCCTCAGTTAGTCATGTCACTTTATTCTTTGATGTAATGTGTAAGAGCATAGCTACCACCTGTTATTGAGGGTTGACAGTTTTGACTGAAGATCTGTTAGTACTGAATGCGATTCAGTGTAATTTGTAACACTTCAATTAGTAGTTTTACCCAGTGTAAGTTCAGTGCTTTGTGGAGCATGTTATGTGAGCTTTCACCATCCCAAACCTGGCACTTTGGATGGTTATTCTATTCAGTATTCTCTTTAGAAAATGCTTTCAGTAATTAGCTTATTGGTGAATGTCTAAATGACttgcaaaattttcatttccatcATGAAGTTTGTTGCTAATTTTGCTATGTACCATTCATGTGAACCAGAAAGTTAGCAATTGAAAAATGCAGACGTGAAAGAAGCTTTAGAACTATGAATTGATGTTTTTGAATGAAATGTACGACTAAAATAGTGTGTCTTGGGCTCTGTGTAGTTCAGTACTTGTTTAGCAATTTATCAAATGCCAGAGCAAAACTTGATCAATTTCTAGTCCGAGTTTAATCCTGTATTCTTTATCAGCTTTAATGCAAAGAGCAACGTCAAACCAGATCAGAATGTCATGTATATTACCCAAGACTCTGAATCCTAAATGTTGAATCTGTCTTAAAATGATAAACTAGAATGAACGTTAACAGACGAAAGACTGGTTAATGAGAACATATTTGAATCGATTAAGCAAGAATGCAGTTTTTCTGATTCCAAAGGTATAAATGTCTCTGAAGAGATGTTCAAGGATATACACAAACTACCAGAAGCTTGACCTATTTTGGCTGAAAAGGGAAATGTAAATGAGTACAGATAAACAAATAAATGTCAACTGCAAACCAAAAGCTCTCTTAACTCCATTAATAGGATAGCTACAAACTGAAAAGTAAACTACAGAATATTCTATCCCCTCAAAATGATTTTCCCCTTCTGTAATTGCATGATCTATGCCACATTAAGAGAACTCTTCATTCTATAACTGCATCAATATGTAACAAATCCTATCTATGCCACATTAAGAAAACAAAGTCTCAAAAATTTGCAGCATTTCTACAAGAAAATGCCCTTCCAATCTTGTATATTGCATCATGTATACActcttaaagatatttttttttcttttttttatgcaCTCTTCAAGATAAACCTACCTGATGTGAACTTTCAGCAGATGACTCATCCTTCAAATGAAAAGCATCAAGCTGCTTGCACAAGATAAACATAGGATCTAGGTTTGGTATCTCTGTCAGTGGCCGAATATCGCAAACCCGCATGACACCAACATATCTAGAGGTCTCCATAATTGTCTCAAGAGTCAGAACAATATGAAGTATCCCATCCACAGGACAGAGCTCAATGAGTTGATTAGACACCCCACTCGGCACAGTAATATGTTCAGTGTGAGGCCATTGTGAATAACTAGAAAGCTTCATCAATACGGAAATTGCTTTCTTACGAATTTCTATGCTTTTAGTTTTCTCCATTGCTTTCCAAAATTTATCATCAATACTTACCTGTAACGAAAATGAAATTCTTGAAGCATCTAAGTCGCTTTCCCACAACATTTAAACCATAAATTAAACACACTGACAACCAACATTCACATAATCTCCCCTGACCGGGGCTCATTCTCTGGTCTAATCAAATGAAATCTTCATAATTAGGATGGAAGGAGTACTAGTAATGCCATAAACCGTATGATTctataacaaacaaaaagaaattataactCTACTCATTGTAAGTACTCAATTCTTTGTCTTCATTTATAGAAAGGCATTGCCTTCACTGGTTTTTATCTATTACCTTAGCTCTAGTCCCATAGAGTGACACATTTTGTTAAAAGAATTTACAAAAAGTAAGTAGGCGTTTGGCCATGCAATatcatatcatgatatgaaatcgTGAGATGGAATTAGCATTTGGACATGCGATTTCAAACTGATTCCATCTATTTCATATCATAGATGAATCacatattctccaaaaatcatgatttgggaattccatatcatgatttgggcttttttaaatataaaattgacccacaagtttatattttgttaaaaccaCCCCTATTATATCTAACAACCATTTATTTCATTGTAAATACaatttataatcatatcattacttttaaaattttattgttttcaaaCATTACTTAATATTTCTTCTACTCttattatatgaatttatgaaCAAGAGTCAATAACatcttaaattttgtgtcaCATGGGAGAGTCCAGCCTAGTAGTTGCAACTTCACTCTACATTACTTGGTTTTAGGGCTCTATTCCCAATCAAGGCTTTCCCTTCTGCCTTTTCTGCCCCGCTACTCAGTCCTCACGGGCCTACCCACcctagaaaattatatataaaagaaaaaaacttcatACCCCAATCAAACGATGGCACattaaatgtgatttagtaTATGCTCATGCCCTGTGTGTATAAAGGGAGATTAGGAAAGTGGCACCTGATAGAAAAACTTGCTTTAACATATCTAAagaaaatgagtaaaaatacatttttaatgaatataaagtAAGTCAAAAGGCATTGCCAGTTGATTTAGGAGAATTTGCTTTAGAAACTCAAATATCATACCTTCCACCTTGTTCCTTCAAAAATTACTGAATAAAGGCGTATTTTAATGTCAAGGAGGTCAATATCTACCAAGGCAGCTGCCATAGATTTCACCAAGTCCTTATCATTCTGAGCATCATGGAAGCAGCCCCTAACCCTGGCATCCTGTACAAGTATCTTCCAAACGGAACCACTGCTTTTTAATGTTGCTTCATTGCCAATTATCCAGAGGCAGTGCCTGCAAGAAGCAAGCTTTCTTACTGAACCATAGACAATCTCCTAGAGAATTGAGTTAGTATCTTGAAAAACAGCAATACCTTGCTCTAGTCAGTGCTACATTAACCCTTTGACTGTTTGAAAGGAAACCAATTGATCTGTTAGCATTGGAGCGTACCGCTGAGATTATTATTACATCCTTCTCACCTCCTTGAAAACCATCGACAGATCGTACATCCACAGAGAATTCACTCTCGTCGTCAGTGCTATACTTAGTTCCGAGGTTCTCTTTAATTGCAGCAATTTGAGCATTGTAGGGTGATATGATACCAATACTAATCTTTTTCTCGGAGGAAGTGAATCCTGTATCAGAAATAAAATCAGAAAATCCGTAGTTTAGCAAATGATATAATGTGCACCTtcacttgattttttattttttttgaaactggtaagGTTTCTTCACTTGATAATGCCATTAAATCAATCTTAGTGTACCTTTGAAGAGGTtgacaactacctcacaaaccACAGCTACTTCTACCATGTTGCGGATGCTACGCCCATCCACGACTTCCTCATTTCCACATGCTACATTGATAAAAGAATAAGCACCATAAATTTCACCTTGAAGGAAATGCTTCAGATATCCTGTACTTCTGACATTTGGAGCATCTATAATCTGTTTCTGGTAGAATTCCCTGTTCGGAAATGAGCTTATTGACGGGTGCATCCTATACTGAAGATTAAGAAGGTATTTCTTGAATCGCAAAAGTGCCAGTCTCTCAAACAAGCTCCGCCCAAACTTGGCCTCCTCGCAAACCTAATTAGAAAAGAACAACTTACTTTCCAACTGTGCAGAATTTTATAATTAGGTACCATTTAGAGTAGCACATGACAACCTTGCTTTTAACCATGGCTGGCAGTTGCCACTCGTCCCCTATGAATATAGCATGACGGAGACCAGGAATCTGTAAGGGGATAGTTGACTCGCATTCTTTAAGCTGAGCAGCTTCATCAATAACCAGCAATTCAGCCTCTGTCTCATGCAATTTGAAGGAGCTTGAAGCAGTACAGAAAAGCAGGCatgcatttttcaaaatttgatttttaattgaaCACTTGTCTTCAAGTTCAAAAAAGCTGTTAGGAAGGGATTTGAGTATCTTAAGGCACTCTTCTTTAACCAATTCTACATCAGAAGAGCTGCCGGTCACTCGTCTCTCTATTTCTTTGTTTCTAACAAAGACTTCTTTTAAACTTCTACCAGTAAAGGTAAAACTTAGCAATAAACTACTAAGTGAATGAAGTAAGTTTACAGCTCTGATCATGTCTCTTGCCACCACCACGGACAGGAGTGAAGTTGGCAAGTGCATGACAAAGTTAACAACATAGAAAGTAAAAGCCTCCAGTTTGCAATTTAATTTGCTTGTcacaaattcatcaaaatttaacCTTGCTTTAGTTTGATGAGAATCATTACTACCCTTTCTCGGAACAGACCTTGAATATTTCTTGTTCCGACAAAACCCTCTGCCAAGTTGACTTTCATCAttcaattttattgttttggCAATTACATGTCCAAGTCTCTTGTTCCACTCGTCTTTGACACCTTGAGCATACAACCTCCGTGTTTTGTCACCTTTGTTTTTCAGGCCTTCTTTGCGAAGAAGTGCATTCCCTGAATCACTATCATAGTTAGCATTATTATCATACTTCTGATAAAGTTCGGCATCAGCATCTTCCTGTTGATCATTTATGGAATAGAGCTGGTACAACAGTTCAGTGTCTTCAAGTAATGTTATCATATACTGCAATGAGTATTTCCAGCCAGATGCAGGAGTAAAGCACCTTGCTAGAACTTCAGCACgataatcaagaaaaatatgaagTAGCTCATCTTGGCTATCAATATTCATTCGTTTCCTGTTTCCAAACAAAACTATATCTCCTACACCATAAGTCAAAAATTCACATGATTCCACCACAAGCTTCAACGCTCGTCTAGATACTTCTAAGACTGCAATATTAGTTGGAGCACAAGTTACTGTTCTACAATTGAGACTCAGAAGTAAAAACAACAATGCACTAACTGTCTTCGTTTTCCCCGTTCCAGGAGGACCCCAGATTAGCTTCGTCGTGTTCTCGTGATGGCAATACTTTGTCGCAAGACAGTTCAGAACTGCTTCTTGTTGAGAATCATTAAGATTGATTAACCAATTAGACGCAAGGATCTTTGATCTGCAAACTCGATACACTTCCCCTTGCAAACAGACATTACACTTCTCCTTACCCTACAAAAGCAATAGAAGAAgtcaaatatttcatattatgataTACAACTAACAACTGGAAGAACTTAGTGATAAAAGGTCATCCAATAGTCACATGAAAATTCATAAGGAAATATGAAGAGGTATCATTCTGGTAAGACCGTTTAAGCAGAATaacaaatgagaaaaatatgaaGCTTACAGTCACATCAAAATTAGGTTCCAGTATTTTTTGAATAACTTTGGAGTTTTGCCTTTCCAGCCCCAAGTTCAATGAATTCCAAATGCGTGTATTTGTTGTCGTATTTATAAGAGAGACCAAGAACAAAGAGTCCCTCATATGATTTTCCCTAATGCCTTGTTCCACCCAAAAGGGTCTTGATGAGAAGACCTGGATCTTGATATAATCTTTCTCATATGCCACTCGTTGAACCAGAGCCATTATGTAGGACATTGTGGGTCTGTTTAGATCATCGACACATGTTGGTATTACATCTGTAATGGCAAAGAGATCCCCCGTCTCAGGTTCATATGCTCTGCCATCACCACTACTCTCTTTCCTTTCCATCTCAATATTGTATAAGCATTTATCAGATGGCCTTTTACTCTCCACTTCCTGAATAGACAATATTTTGCATATAGATGCATTTGCCACTTTATCAAAGCTAGAAGACAAATCAGCATGTGTTTCCTCTAAAAGAGGGAAGACGAATGACTTCATATACATAGCGGTGGACTGAAATGTTGAAGGGATGTTCTTCACCTACAGGATAACTCAAGATCATATGACTAGAATATACTTAAGATAGACATCCAAACATATACGCTCAAACATCATGAAAGATAATGGACATTTTGTTTTTGCcttgacaaaaaatattatgaaatctTCATCATCTACCTTCGATGTGCAAAACTAATAACATCAGTTATACTGGCAATGCTACCCTAATCGTGTATTGATAGAAAGGTTTTGATCAAATGCAACCCATTGTCTATATTCATGACTAACAAGTACTATAAGAtacaaaaaaaagttgataaTCCACATTTCAAATGCCTAGTCTCATAGCTACTCTTTGCATCGATATCAATCTTTAAAAGTTGCACACAACCCAACTTGTGAAAAAGTAAAAGGACACCTACCCAGTCTAACAAACAACTAAATTAGAAGTATCATGTTGCACTTACGAACCATAGTGGATGCAATGGTAATCGACACCTACTTAAAATCTGGATCATTCTAAGTAGAGTAAAATCCCAGGTAACAAATGCCACCAAATGAAACAGGCAAGGGATAAACCATAGAATTAATAACTACAAAAACCAAACACACACAAAATAAGACGAGACAAAAATAGCATTAGAACAAACCTTGTCCTTGTAAAGATCTTCGTTAAGGACATCCTTAAAAGACCAAGAAAAGATAACGTCTATAAGTGTCTTTTCAAGAAGAATGGCTTCACCATCATCGTCAGTTTCCATTTCAGTCATATTCTGCAAAACCCCATTGCATGATCACAATTCAACAGCATATAAATCAAACAAGAAACATCCTAAGCATATGCAAACCATTTTTATATCACATTCTGTAAAACCccatttagttttttttctttttcttgcaaaacccaatttcaaattattattttgtttctttttcttgcaaaaccccattacacttttttctttctttttcttgcaaAACCCAATTTCAGTGATTTTCTTGTTCTTGCAAGACCCCATTGTatgatcataatttataaataaaactacATTACTGTAAAATCGAAAAAGATAGAGAAAGGTGAAGTAGTTAACTGTAAAACTCGAAGGATAACTGCTGCGTCGAATAGGGGTTTACCAGTGATTCTTGTTCTTGGAAGAAAGGGGAACCCCTTTGACAGGGAAGAGGGGCCAACacacaaattatataaagttcttttatttttttggcctTTTGGTTAAAATACAAACTAGTCCTTATATTTTACCACAATTGCTATTTTGTCGTCAAACTAATGTCAGGTCTTGTGATTGCGTAATTGCAATCTAATTTAGAATCACAAATTCTAAGTaggattttatattttcttgcatATAATACTTatctataaatttaaatttataaaaaaatattattattttaaatcaaataagaGAAAATCCATACTTGATGTAATTAAATTGTTCATACAACGTGGAAtggttatattaaaaaataatttattattattattaataattttttatatcacTGAGTGTTTAGCATATGATGACAAATATTTATGTACAAAAGAAACAGAAAATATATCATTTACTAGTACCACATCTTATGATATTATAACAGATTATTTTATAGagtattgtttatttattattaacattatataaaagttatgtAAGAGTTTATCGATTTTATAAATTTCGTGGTTTGGTgttaattagaagaaaaaaaattcaaacagaTAAATATAAGTTAATTCTTGCAACAAGCTTCATTCAAGGTTAATTCAAGTTACACGTTATCAAAATGTCTTAGGatgattattaattatatttttattcggcaaaattaagaatataaggGTTTCTCGTTCTCATATTAATTGTTACagtatttatttaacttttttagaaaaaacaaattatataattttttgattaatattttaaaaaatctgatGAAATTAACAGTCAAAAAGTTTGTAATACTCTTAttgtatgatttttaattatcgATAACAATTCTAATttcacaataaaaatatttatatattatgattgagctcaattttttttaaaaaaaaagaattaatagaGAATTCTTGAACAACAATGGACtagtaaaacaaaaagaatattgAAGAAGATGACTGCATCTAGGGGTATTTGGTtgagaataaattttcaaagaTTAATTATCATGGgttaatttatttcatcatcACCAAATATATGAgataatttatttcataattatgttataaaCAATGGGCAAGGGTGTAGCTATCTTAATTGAAAGGGTTCATCTGAATCTCATTCggcaaaaaaatatattattttcatatggttaaaataaaataagtttaaatgtatatatattgaatgTCGAATCCCATTCGGCTATCTATTTCTACAGATTTTGAATTCCCTTATTAAAAATCCTGACTCTGCCTCTAACAGTGAGAAACAAGacacaaatttttttatcatagaactcttttttttttaatctcaaaaCTATTTACACTCACCAAACGACGACTTTAAGAAAAATGATAACATGAATAGacatttttcttaataatatgTATAAATTGTTCTTTCTCATTTGTCGTTCTTTTAACTAATAGTTAATTGGTTTTGAGTCCTAATCAATCTTTTTAAATGCCTTATAATTATGTTGCTTCTTCTTGATCTACGGACTAATTATGTGGTATGTGTTTAATCAATACTGAGACTACTTTATAAGatataaattatcaaattaatttgatccattttaactttaaaaataagtcaaaataattttaaaaactaaaaagcaaatgaaaaattgattatattttgCTTGAAATTATCTAGAAAATGTGGAGGAAAATTATTGTAACTTTTAATTGACCGAATAAATTATAGCAATTTATTTATAAGAGTTCGATATTCCTTCTTATAATTTTCTTCTCCGATTtccattt harbors:
- the LOC101252144 gene encoding uncharacterized protein isoform X1, which produces MTEMETDDDGEAILLEKTLIDVIFSWSFKDVLNEDLYKDKVKNIPSTFQSTAMYMKSFVFPLLEETHADLSSSFDKVANASICKILSIQEVESKRPSDKCLYNIEMERKESSGDGRAYEPETGDLFAITDVIPTCVDDLNRPTMSYIMALVQRVAYEKDYIKIQVFSSRPFWVEQGIRENHMRDSLFLVSLINTTTNTRIWNSLNLGLERQNSKVIQKILEPNFDVTGKEKCNVCLQGEVYRVCRSKILASNWLINLNDSQQEAVLNCLATKYCHHENTTKLIWGPPGTGKTKTVSALLFLLLSLNCRTVTCAPTNIAVLEVSRRALKLVVESCEFLTYGVGDIVLFGNRKRMNIDSQDELLHIFLDYRAEVLARCFTPASGWKYSLQYMITLLEDTELLYQLYSINDQQEDADAELYQKYDNNANYDSDSGNALLRKEGLKNKGDKTRRLYAQGVKDEWNKRLGHVIAKTIKLNDESQLGRGFCRNKKYSRSVPRKGSNDSHQTKARLNFDEFVTSKLNCKLEAFTFYVVNFVMHLPTSLLSVVVARDMIRAVNLLHSLSSLLLSFTFTGRSLKEVFVRNKEIERRVTGSSSDVELVKEECLKILKSLPNSFFELEDKCSIKNQILKNACLLFCTASSSFKLHETEAELLVIDEAAQLKECESTIPLQIPGLRHAIFIGDEWQLPAMVKSKVCEEAKFGRSLFERLALLRFKKYLLNLQYRMHPSISSFPNREFYQKQIIDAPNVRSTGYLKHFLQGEIYGAYSFINVACGNEEVVDGRSIRNMVEVAVVCEVVVNLFKGFTSSEKKISIGIISPYNAQIAAIKENLGTKYSTDDESEFSVDVRSVDGFQGGEKDVIIISAVRSNANRSIGFLSNSQRVNVALTRARHCLWIIGNEATLKSSGSVWKILVQDARVRGCFHDAQNDKDLVKSMAAALVDIDLLDIKIRLYSVIFEGTRWKVSIDDKFWKAMEKTKSIEIRKKAISVLMKLSSYSQWPHTEHITVPSGVSNQLIELCPVDGILHIVLTLETIMETSRYVGVMRVCDIRPLTEIPNLDPMFILCKQLDAFHLKDESSAESSHQVGLS
- the LOC101252144 gene encoding uncharacterized protein isoform X4 codes for the protein MTEMETDDDGEAILLEKTLIDVIFSWSFKDVLNEDLYKDKGKEKCNVCLQGEVYRVCRSKILASNWLINLNDSQQEAVLNCLATKYCHHENTTKLIWGPPGTGKTKTVSALLFLLLSLNCRTVTCAPTNIAVLEVSRRALKLVVESCEFLTYGVGDIVLFGNRKRMNIDSQDELLHIFLDYRAEVLARCFTPASGWKYSLQYMITLLEDTELLYQLYSINDQQEDADAELYQKYDNNANYDSDSGNALLRKEGLKNKGDKTRRLYAQGVKDEWNKRLGHVIAKTIKLNDESQLGRGFCRNKKYSRSVPRKGSNDSHQTKARLNFDEFVTSKLNCKLEAFTFYVVNFVMHLPTSLLSVVVARDMIRAVNLLHSLSSLLLSFTFTGRSLKEVFVRNKEIERRVTGSSSDVELVKEECLKILKSLPNSFFELEDKCSIKNQILKNACLLFCTASSSFKLHETEAELLVIDEAAQLKECESTIPLQIPGLRHAIFIGDEWQLPAMVKSKVCEEAKFGRSLFERLALLRFKKYLLNLQYRMHPSISSFPNREFYQKQIIDAPNVRSTGYLKHFLQGEIYGAYSFINVACGNEEVVDGRSIRNMVEVAVVCEVVVNLFKGFTSSEKKISIGIISPYNAQIAAIKENLGTKYSTDDESEFSVDVRSVDGFQGGEKDVIIISAVRSNANRSIGFLSNSQRVNVALTRARHCLWIIGNEATLKSSGSVWKILVQDARVRGCFHDAQNDKDLVKSMAAALVDIDLLDIKIRLYSVIFEGTRWKVSIDDKFWKAMEKTKSIEIRKKAISVLMKLSSYSQWPHTEHITVPSGVSNQLIELCPVDGILHIVLTLETIMETSRYVGVMRVCDIRPLTEIPNLDPMFILCKQLDAFHLKDESSAESSHQVGLS